Proteins encoded in a region of the Bradyrhizobium sp. CB3481 genome:
- a CDS encoding HlyD family type I secretion periplasmic adaptor subunit, with amino-acid sequence MKSFDDAHSDERVRSRFGGTDEDAAAPQGQALILELQRLRQAFEQDNLPEQRQPLRRPPQDDRAAARRPRPGRPKRGKKGKMGRVLNAWLGPFGSSQPDDVDIEPPAPRARRAHEPQFRPAPPPPSSGRARGPVDHAWRNERQARGPIIAPDDPSLLNIPRSRPEVLQIDERREPPRIEAPQLAPPAPAGVVSDRSVATIVRNGVTAGVAFLANRNAAVDAAAPGESITQRAGRAYEHELRTGLRALLIVGGLAGGWMAFVPLSGAVVVPGNLVVQSNVKAIQHPTGGVVAKIPVHNGMRVNAGDLLLRLDSTQAQASLQVVSKQLDEVRAKIARLVAERDGQPKPAIPPELSTRLEDPNVKTLLASEAALFRARVTARESQKELLQSKVSQLGEEIIGLDAQVVSKGKQLELITGELTGVQDLFDKRLVPLARLTTLQRESARIEGERGQLLSTIAETKAKVDEAKLQMVRLDQDVRTEVVKELGEAQGKEAELSERAVAARDVLERIEMRAPTSGVIHQLAAHTIGGVVRAGDTIMEVVPDSDDLQIEARLQPNDIDQVRKGQQAFVRFSAFNQRVTPQLIGQVSFVSPDTTKDQQSGMSYFTVRIMLPEEERRLLAGLQLVSGMPAEVFMQTGSRTMLSYLFKPIMDQFQRAFVER; translated from the coding sequence ATGAAGAGTTTCGACGACGCCCATTCCGACGAACGCGTGCGGAGCCGGTTCGGAGGAACCGATGAAGACGCCGCCGCGCCGCAGGGCCAGGCACTGATTCTCGAGTTGCAGCGATTGCGACAGGCGTTCGAGCAGGACAATCTGCCCGAGCAGCGGCAGCCGCTTCGTCGCCCGCCGCAGGACGACCGCGCCGCCGCGCGGCGTCCGCGTCCCGGCCGCCCGAAGCGGGGCAAGAAAGGCAAGATGGGGCGGGTGCTCAACGCGTGGCTCGGTCCCTTCGGTTCGTCCCAGCCCGACGATGTCGATATCGAGCCGCCGGCGCCGCGCGCTCGCCGCGCGCACGAGCCGCAATTCCGACCCGCGCCGCCGCCGCCATCGTCCGGCCGCGCGCGGGGGCCGGTCGATCATGCATGGCGGAACGAGCGGCAAGCGCGCGGTCCGATCATCGCGCCCGACGACCCCTCGCTCCTGAACATCCCGAGGTCGCGACCGGAAGTGTTGCAGATCGACGAGCGGCGGGAGCCGCCGCGCATCGAGGCGCCCCAATTGGCGCCGCCGGCTCCGGCCGGTGTAGTGTCCGACCGTTCGGTGGCAACGATCGTCCGCAACGGCGTGACCGCCGGGGTGGCCTTCCTCGCGAATCGCAATGCCGCGGTGGATGCGGCTGCGCCCGGCGAGAGCATCACGCAGCGGGCGGGGCGCGCCTACGAACATGAATTGCGCACCGGCCTGCGGGCGCTGCTGATCGTCGGCGGACTGGCGGGCGGCTGGATGGCGTTCGTGCCGCTGTCGGGCGCCGTTGTGGTGCCGGGCAATCTGGTGGTGCAGTCCAACGTCAAGGCGATCCAGCATCCGACCGGCGGTGTGGTCGCGAAAATCCCGGTCCATAACGGCATGCGCGTCAATGCCGGCGATCTCCTGTTGCGGCTGGATTCGACGCAGGCCCAGGCCAGCCTGCAGGTCGTCAGCAAGCAGCTCGATGAAGTCCGCGCCAAGATCGCGCGGCTGGTCGCCGAGCGCGACGGACAGCCGAAGCCGGCGATACCGCCCGAACTGTCGACCCGGCTGGAAGATCCCAACGTCAAGACGCTGCTGGCCTCCGAGGCAGCGCTGTTCAGGGCGCGGGTGACCGCGCGCGAGAGCCAGAAGGAGTTGCTGCAGAGCAAGGTGTCGCAGCTCGGCGAGGAGATCATCGGTCTCGACGCGCAGGTCGTGTCCAAGGGCAAGCAGCTCGAGCTCATTACCGGCGAACTCACCGGTGTTCAGGATCTTTTCGACAAGCGTCTGGTGCCGCTGGCGCGGCTGACGACCCTGCAGCGCGAGAGCGCCAGAATCGAGGGCGAGCGCGGCCAGTTGCTTTCCACGATCGCCGAGACCAAGGCCAAGGTTGACGAGGCCAAGCTTCAGATGGTCCGGCTCGACCAGGACGTCCGCACCGAGGTGGTCAAGGAGCTCGGCGAAGCGCAGGGCAAGGAGGCCGAGCTGTCGGAGCGCGCGGTCGCCGCGCGTGACGTGCTCGAGCGCATCGAGATGCGCGCGCCGACCTCGGGCGTGATCCATCAGCTCGCGGCCCACACCATCGGCGGCGTCGTTCGCGCCGGCGATACCATCATGGAGGTGGTGCCTGACTCCGACGACCTGCAGATCGAGGCGCGCTTGCAGCCGAACGATATCGATCAGGTGCGCAAGGGCCAGCAGGCGTTCGTCCGCTTCTCGGCCTTCAACCAGCGGGTCACGCCGCAGTTGATCGGGCAGGTGTCGTTCGTTTCGCCCGACACCACAAAAGACCAGCAGAGCGGCATGTCCTATTTCACCGTCAGGATCATGCTGCCGGAGGAGGAGCGCCGGCTTCTGGCCGGGCTACAGCTCGTCTCCGGCATGCCGGCGGAAGTGTTCATGCAGACCGGCAGCCGGACCATGCTGAGCTATCTGTTCAAGCCGATCATGGATCAGTTCCAACGCGCCTTTGTCGAGCGGTAG